In Erigeron canadensis isolate Cc75 chromosome 6, C_canadensis_v1, whole genome shotgun sequence, the following are encoded in one genomic region:
- the LOC122603433 gene encoding probable pectinesterase/pectinesterase inhibitor 51, protein MHRKKPFPFQNPHSISPKRHRLVISMALISLLFISLLIYIHPSTTTVAAAHRRHPPSKNQSSSPPSSSDLLTQACKATRNQPLCQSSLSQYPNTTPLDIIQSALSVSLNNIPTSLNMVQQILNASKDVLDHVIACQNCVQHLTNSQHRLKKIKEMLLLSKDDKSNYKQARAWTSAGLAYQYDCWSALKYVNDTKLVNETMSFLNTMIGYTSNALSLIMADDVYGDDVMTWKGPRTERDGFWETGGGNGLTRLGVPGGLKVDVSVCKNGGCDYKTVQEAVNVVPGWSEKRFVIWVKEGVYEETVRVGLEKQNVVVYGDGIGKTVITGSLHVGLPGLSTFNTATFGVSGDRFMASGLTIENTAGPDAHQAVAFVSDSDQSVIENCEFLGNQDTLYAHSLRQFYKSCHIEGNVDFIFGNSASIFQDCTILVRPRQLKPEKGENNAVTAHGRIDPAQTTGFVFQNCLINGTEEYMRLYYSKPKVHKNFLGRPWKEFSRTIFIDCNLEALISPEGWMPWTGDFALKTLYYGEFGNTGKGSDLSGRVPWSSRIPDEHVDMYSVGNFLQGDNWRLTSS, encoded by the exons ATGCATCGCAAAAAACCATTCCCATTCCAAAATCCCCATTCCATTTCACCAAAACGACATCGCCTTGTCATCTCCATGGCCCTCATTTCACTCTTATTCATCTCACTTCTCATTTACATCCACCCTTccaccaccaccgtcgccgccgCACACCGTCGTCATCCACCATCAAAAAACCAATCCTCATCACCTCCATCATCTTCCGATCTACTAACTCAAGCTTGTAAAGCCACAAGAAACCAACCATTATGTCAATCTTCACTATCCCAATACCCAAACACCACCCCACTTGATATTATCCAATCCGCATTATCCGTTTCATTAAATAACATTCCGACATCCTTAAACATGGTTCAACAAATCTTAAATGCATCAAAAGATGTTTTGGATCATGTTATAGCTTGTCAAAATTGTGTCCAACATTTAACTAACTCACAGCAtaggttaaaaaaaattaaagaaatgttACTTTTGTCTAAAGACGACAAAAGTAATTATAAACAGGCCCGCGCTTGGACTAGCGCGGGCCTAGCATACCAGTACGACTGCTGGTCTGCTTTAAAATACGTTAACGATACGAAACTCGTTAACGAAACGATGTCGTTTTTGAATACTATGATAGGTTATACTAGTAATGCATTGAGTTTGATCATGGCGGATGACGTGTATGGTGACGATGTGATGACGTGGAAAGGGCCGAGGACTGAGAGAGATGGGTTTTGGGAAACGGGTGGGGGAAATGGGTTGACCCGGTTAGGAGTACCGGGTGGGTTAAAAGTGGATGTGAGTGTGTGTAAAAATGGTGGGTGTGATTATAAAACGGTTCAAGAAGCGGTGAATGTGGTTCCGGGTTGGAGTGAAAAACGGTTTGTGATATGGGTAAAAGAAGGGGTTTATGAAGAAACGGTTCGGGTCGGGTTGGAGAAACAGAATGTGGTGGTTTATGGTGATGGAATTGGGAAAACTGTTATTACTGGGAGTTTACATGTGGGTCTGCCCGGATTGTCTACTTTTAATACTGCTACGTTTG GGGTATCAGGAGACAGATTCATGGCAAGTGGTTTAACCATAGAAAACACAGCTGGTCCAGACGCACACCAAGCCGTGGCCTTTGTATCAGATAGTGACCAATCCGTCATTGAAAACTGCGAGTTTTTAGGCAATCAAGACACCCTTTACGCCCATTCACTTCGCCAGTTCTACAAATCATGTCACATTGAGGGAAACGTAGATTTTATATTTGGCAACTCTGCATCGATCTTCCAAGACTGCACCATCCTGGTCCGTCCACGTCAGCTCAAACCTGAGAAGGGTGAGAACAATGCGGTAACAGCACATGGACGGATTGATCCTGCGCAGACGACAGGTTTTGTATTTCAAAACTGTTTGATCAATGGGACTGAAGAGTACATGAGGCTGTACTATAGTAAACCGAAAGTCCATAAAAATTTTCTTGGAAGGCCATGGAAAGAGTTTTCTAGGACCATTTTTATAGATTGTAATTTGGAGGCGTTGATCTCACCCGAGGGATGGATGCCATGGACCGGTGACTTTGCGTTGAAGACCCTATATTATGGAGAGTTTGGTAATACTGGTAAGGGATCAGATTTGTCGGGTAGGGTGCCCTGGAGTAGCCGGATTCCGGATGAACATGTTGATATGTATTCTGTTGGAAACTTCCTCCAAGGTGATAATTGGAGGCTTACATCTTCTTAa